A genomic window from Triticum urartu cultivar G1812 chromosome 7, Tu2.1, whole genome shotgun sequence includes:
- the LOC125521324 gene encoding E3 ubiquitin-protein ligase EL5-like: MVQESEQSAASMDSSSGWAVAPAVSAAAPTMPIGSILTMTGIFLVFLTFAVALIFLQYYFNTSVRTAAPRGRPRGGRAWEAAAEGVDPELLRSLPVTVYRAAPKGSTDDVGVECAVCLTELEDGEEARFLPRCGHGFHTECVDMWLASPTSCPLCRATVGKPDESQALTPTSLPSLPPEPVNYAGNLPASVLLGVSDQATLAAGTVTSHGGQSSPSALATTAMLVIDIPDSRTVATPRGASKSPGLARLRSLKRLWSFGRQGPSGPTPPCSGGSVSGTADTDQGISITCATPRAPV; encoded by the coding sequence ATGGTACAGGAGTCCGAGCAGTCCGCCGCCTCTATGGACTCGTCCTCGGGCTGGGCGGTAGCACCGGCGGTCTCCGCGGCGGCGCCGACCATGCCGATCGGTAGCATACTCACCATGACAGGCATCTTTCTGGTGTTCCTGACGTTCGCTGTCGCGCTCATCTTCCTCCAGTACTACTTCAACACCAGCGTCCGGACCGCCGCGCCTAGAGGGCGGCCACGCGGCGGCCGGGCCTGGGAGGCGGCCGCGGAGGGCGTCGACCCGGAGCTTCTGCGGTCACTGCCGGTCACGGTGTACCGCGCGGCGCCGAAAGGCTCCACGGACGACGTCGGGGTGGAGTGCGCGGTGTGCCTGACCGAGCTCGAAGACGGGGAGGAGGCCAGGTTCTTGCCCCGGTGCGGCCACGGCTTCCACACCGAGTGCGTCGACATGTGGCTTGCCTCCCCCACCAGCTGCCCGCTCTGCAGGGCCACCGTCGGCAAACCCGACGAGTCGCAGGCGCTTACACCGACGAGTCTCCCTTCCTTGCCGCCGGAGCCGGTGAACTACGCCGGGAACCTGCCGGCGAGTGTACTGCTCGGGGTTTCAGACCAGGCCACGCTCGCCGCGGGGACCGTGACCTCTCACGGAGGCCAGTCAAGCCCCTCCGCCCTTGCCACCACGGCAATGCTGGTGATCGACATTCCGGACTCAAGGACAGTGGCGACCCCACGCGGCGCGTCCAAGTCTCCGGGCTTAGCGAGGCTGAGGTCTTTGAAGAGGCTCTGGAGCTTCGGGAGGCAAGGACCGTCGGGGCCGACTCCCCCCTGCTCCGGCGGCAGCGTTAGCGGAACAGCGGACACAGACCAGGGTATTAGTATCACCTGTGCAACTCCAAGAGCTCCCGTGTAG